Proteins co-encoded in one Psychromonas sp. L1A2 genomic window:
- a CDS encoding TAXI family TRAP transporter solute-binding subunit, translating to MKKLVNNTFALTMSAICLLSTSLSVTAAPNKVDILISPSGSGPYLAWATMQNYASDYTDKIAPTAVETPGFTYNVRYLASSPQLWKNTIIGSGQVVEWAAKKGISPFFPKPMEAVNDFRALGVMSRTSNMFVTLDPSIKSKDDFIGKRVAVGLLTQNEWGMHQRMMLDGWGITKQLKSFDALGPAQNINAVLDGKADIGTLVTHSNRDFSVTLQAGPFKTLESSGRDYTFIDINKEDIQSYIDKTGAPFSIQVLPANTVANQPKPVTSFGNYTLLSVHKSFPEEDAYEMTKLWLQSGIELGKYSAVAKIWDKQTLATIAKIGLENIHPGALRAYKELGLID from the coding sequence ATGAAAAAGCTTGTTAATAACACTTTTGCTTTAACGATGTCTGCAATCTGTTTACTTTCCACCTCTCTTTCCGTTACTGCCGCGCCTAACAAAGTTGATATTTTAATCTCTCCTTCAGGCTCTGGTCCTTATCTTGCTTGGGCAACCATGCAAAATTATGCTAGTGATTATACCGATAAAATAGCCCCTACAGCGGTAGAAACCCCAGGCTTTACCTACAATGTTAGGTATTTGGCCTCTTCTCCTCAACTTTGGAAAAACACCATTATTGGCTCAGGACAAGTGGTTGAATGGGCAGCCAAAAAAGGTATCTCTCCTTTTTTCCCTAAACCGATGGAAGCTGTAAACGACTTTCGTGCATTAGGAGTAATGAGCCGAACCAGTAATATGTTTGTTACTTTAGATCCTTCTATTAAAAGTAAAGATGATTTTATTGGTAAGCGTGTTGCTGTTGGTTTGTTAACTCAAAATGAATGGGGTATGCATCAACGCATGATGCTTGATGGTTGGGGGATAACGAAACAATTGAAATCATTTGATGCGCTAGGTCCTGCTCAAAATATCAATGCCGTCTTAGATGGTAAAGCCGATATCGGGACCCTTGTGACTCATAGTAATCGTGATTTCAGTGTTACTTTGCAAGCGGGTCCATTTAAAACATTAGAAAGCTCGGGTAGAGATTATACGTTTATCGATATTAATAAAGAAGACATCCAGTCTTATATCGATAAAACAGGGGCTCCTTTTAGTATTCAAGTATTACCTGCTAATACTGTTGCGAATCAACCTAAACCCGTTACTAGCTTTGGTAACTATACCTTGTTATCAGTACATAAATCTTTCCCAGAGGAAGATGCTTATGAGATGACTAAGTTATGGTTACAGTCAGGGATTGAATTAGGTAAATATAGCGCAGTTGCAAAAATATGGGATAAACAAACTCTTGCAACAATTGCCAAAATTGGACTTGAGAATATTCACCCAGGTGCATTACGAGCTTATAAAGAATTAGGCCTTATAGATTAA
- a CDS encoding SDR family oxidoreductase → MNNVVVLITGANRGIGFELTRQYLINGWTVIATCRNLESAVDLVSLKGQFPDKLFLELMDITCPENIKTLAGKLSEENIKLDLIVNNAGYLDRENTSIHSIDYANAEMCFKVNSLGPLYLTHCFLPLMNKKSLCKIAVISSAMGSLSLEQSVDWYGYRMSKAAANMLVVNLSKELVNDNVAVVAVHPGWVQTDMGGSTASENVVDSALGIMKVIRNLSIDNTGSLYSFNGEQLPF, encoded by the coding sequence ATGAATAACGTAGTTGTATTAATAACTGGTGCTAATAGAGGCATCGGTTTCGAATTAACAAGACAATACTTGATAAATGGATGGACAGTCATTGCTACCTGTAGAAATCTAGAATCGGCGGTTGATCTAGTTTCATTGAAAGGTCAGTTTCCTGATAAATTGTTTCTTGAATTAATGGATATCACTTGTCCTGAAAATATTAAGACGTTGGCAGGTAAACTTAGCGAGGAAAATATCAAGTTAGATTTAATAGTAAATAATGCGGGATATTTGGATCGAGAAAATACAAGTATCCATAGTATTGATTATGCTAATGCTGAAATGTGTTTTAAAGTGAATTCACTTGGGCCACTATATTTAACTCATTGCTTTTTACCTCTAATGAATAAAAAAAGCTTATGTAAGATAGCGGTTATTTCTTCTGCTATGGGATCTTTGTCGCTAGAACAAAGTGTGGATTGGTATGGTTATCGAATGTCTAAAGCAGCAGCTAATATGCTAGTAGTGAATTTATCAAAAGAACTTGTTAATGATAATGTTGCTGTGGTGGCTGTTCATCCCGGTTGGGTTCAAACAGATATGGGCGGATCTACAGCAAGTGAAAATGTTGTTGATTCGGCACTCGGCATTATGAAAGTTATTCGGAATTTATCGATTGATAATACGGGAAGCCTTTATAGTTTTAATGGTGAGCAGTTACCGTTTTAA
- a CDS encoding DinB family protein produces MELKEHVYLMADYNQWMNQKIYEAVNTMTPEKYHEDKGAYFGSVFASLNHICVADTLWLKRCSVVLQTYDAYAPIAALPMPESLDVFLANNFNDLKDRRVLLDEALLELTSLLTDEALLQPINYQNSKGVTANKTLFNLLMHLFNHQTHHRGQITTLLSQSGIDIGITDLVFIQPNVN; encoded by the coding sequence ATGGAACTGAAGGAACATGTCTACTTAATGGCAGACTATAACCAGTGGATGAATCAAAAAATATACGAAGCAGTGAATACAATGACACCAGAAAAATACCATGAAGATAAAGGCGCGTATTTTGGTTCTGTTTTTGCCTCGTTAAATCATATTTGTGTTGCTGATACCTTGTGGTTAAAACGATGCTCAGTTGTTTTACAAACATATGACGCTTATGCGCCTATTGCCGCATTACCAATGCCTGAATCACTGGATGTGTTTCTCGCCAATAACTTTAATGACCTTAAAGATCGTCGCGTATTGTTAGATGAAGCATTACTCGAATTAACAAGTTTATTAACCGATGAAGCATTGTTACAGCCAATTAATTACCAAAATAGTAAAGGTGTTACCGCTAATAAAACGCTTTTTAATCTGTTGATGCACTTGTTTAACCATCAAACACATCATAGAGGCCAAATCACCACGCTTCTCAGTCAATCAGGTATTGATATTGGTATTACAGATTTAGTGTTTATACAGCCAAATGTGAATTAA
- a CDS encoding RidA family protein, translating to MIERQQTKQRMSRVVKHNGTVYLCGQVCADATKDIKEQTQTMLDKVDKLLIESGSSREHMLSATVYVKDMALHFAGMNEVWDAWVPEGFAPARACVEASMARDVLLVEISVIAAVK from the coding sequence ATGATTGAACGTCAACAAACCAAACAACGTATGAGCCGAGTAGTTAAGCATAACGGTACTGTTTATTTATGTGGTCAAGTCTGTGCTGATGCGACTAAAGACATCAAAGAACAAACACAAACTATGTTAGACAAAGTAGATAAGCTTTTGATTGAATCAGGTAGTTCTCGTGAGCATATGTTATCAGCGACTGTTTATGTTAAAGATATGGCATTACATTTTGCTGGCATGAATGAAGTATGGGATGCATGGGTTCCTGAAGGCTTTGCCCCTGCTCGTGCATGTGTAGAAGCAAGTATGGCAAGAGATGTGTTATTAGTTGAAATTTCGGTTATTGCTGCTGTTAAATAG
- a CDS encoding protein adenylyltransferase SelO → MSNLLPPLHPVFVSSLPADSNLTNTSRSVEHAAYSFVTPTPTKYSKIICCNDELAKKLGFSEEALTSTDFADLISGNNLDANLQPYAMNYGGHQFGQWAGQLGDGRAINLGQYSIAKNENYSMTKNKEKSNGYVTLQLKGAGQTPYSRRADGMAVLRSSIREYLCSEAMYHLGIPTTRALTLTLTGEEVIRDKLYDGRAAYEPCAIVSRVSPSFLRFGSIQLPASRGDLDLLKQTLEYSITHDYPELIPESGVIDKSVYLQWFTEVCERTAHLVVEWMRVGFVHGVLNTDNMSLIGETIDFGPYGWIDNFDLDWTPNTSDAGEKRYRFGQQGYIGQWNLFQLANAIYPLINEAEPLQDIITSYTRIYQGKWLGMMRNKLGIEVEQSQENAALIESDLLLSKELEQLLSRVNTDMTLFYRLLADLSSHLDLQNKDLLITHFSECFYNMEEVTEGYLSILIEWLIKYQSRLLLTPISDEDRKVNMDKVNPCYILRNFQVQEAIELAEKGDYSRVSVLSELLTTPYTQQEKYKQFEVKRPDWATNKFGCSALSCSS, encoded by the coding sequence ATGAGTAATTTATTACCTCCATTACACCCCGTATTTGTCTCTTCACTGCCTGCGGATTCAAATTTAACTAATACATCCCGTAGTGTTGAACATGCTGCCTACTCATTTGTGACACCGACGCCGACAAAATATTCTAAGATCATTTGTTGTAACGATGAATTAGCCAAAAAGTTAGGTTTTTCTGAAGAAGCTTTAACTTCAACTGACTTTGCTGATTTAATCAGTGGTAATAATCTTGACGCTAACTTGCAACCCTATGCAATGAATTATGGGGGGCATCAATTTGGTCAATGGGCAGGACAGTTAGGTGATGGGCGAGCTATTAATTTAGGCCAGTATTCCATTGCTAAAAATGAAAACTATTCAATGACTAAAAACAAAGAAAAAAGTAATGGATATGTAACTTTGCAATTAAAAGGAGCAGGTCAAACCCCTTATTCTCGAAGAGCAGACGGCATGGCTGTTTTACGTTCTTCCATTCGTGAATATTTATGTTCTGAAGCTATGTATCATTTAGGCATCCCTACAACGCGCGCATTAACCTTAACACTAACCGGTGAAGAAGTTATTAGAGATAAACTTTATGACGGTAGAGCCGCTTATGAGCCCTGTGCAATTGTCTCTCGAGTCTCTCCTTCATTTTTACGTTTTGGTTCAATCCAATTACCCGCTTCTCGCGGTGATTTAGATTTATTAAAACAAACACTTGAATACAGTATTACGCATGATTACCCAGAATTAATACCTGAGTCAGGCGTGATCGATAAGTCAGTCTATTTACAATGGTTTACTGAAGTTTGCGAACGTACTGCACACTTAGTTGTAGAATGGATGCGCGTTGGTTTTGTACATGGCGTGCTTAATACCGATAACATGTCACTGATTGGTGAAACGATCGACTTTGGCCCTTACGGTTGGATTGATAACTTTGACCTTGACTGGACACCAAACACTTCTGATGCAGGTGAAAAACGTTATCGTTTTGGCCAACAAGGTTACATTGGACAATGGAATCTGTTTCAACTTGCCAATGCTATTTACCCATTGATCAATGAAGCAGAACCACTACAAGATATAATTACCAGCTATACTCGAATTTACCAAGGTAAATGGTTAGGTATGATGCGCAATAAACTGGGCATTGAAGTTGAGCAAAGCCAAGAAAACGCAGCGTTAATCGAATCAGATTTATTGTTAAGTAAAGAGTTAGAACAGTTATTATCTCGTGTGAATACCGATATGACTTTATTTTATAGACTCCTTGCTGACTTAAGCAGTCACCTTGATCTTCAAAACAAAGATTTATTAATCACTCACTTTTCTGAATGTTTTTATAATATGGAAGAAGTAACTGAAGGTTATTTGTCTATACTCATTGAATGGTTAATTAAGTACCAATCAAGATTGTTATTAACACCAATAAGCGATGAAGATCGTAAAGTAAATATGGATAAGGTTAACCCTTGTTATATTTTACGTAACTTCCAAGTTCAAGAGGCCATTGAGTTAGCTGAAAAAGGTGATTATTCAAGAGTATCGGTATTGTCTGAATTGTTAACAACGCCTTACACACAGCAAGAAAAATATAAACAATTCGAAGTCAAACGTCCTGATTGGGCAACCAATAAATTCGGCTGTTCTGCACTATCATGTAGTTCATAG
- a CDS encoding DUF342 domain-containing protein codes for MTQTSLPLQQIVLSSDSSQLLLKITPVYAEISADDIIDLLNTPSLPRFKLNLEGIDNAVAAFAALYDETNDDVKAFTPIAVADKQDATLDIIISDNLMSACTTITTAHGGSPITLNDIKNKCDQLGLKFGLITKNIFSLLNVCKSAQPGKVFKINIANGVPAIDGVNARFEKLVSTESHRKPKPKLLENGKVDMLDLGQSITVKAGTVLMKKIPMIVGKPGKTVTAEIIEPKKSIDASFVIEKNVEIDPNNPLQLLAATYGIPIDKGNFIKIDDVLLLENVDNRSGNVIYDGTVVITADIHENMKVKASGDITVMGLIESAEVISGGDLTVEMPIIGHLSKSDEEFSCKIKCGGNLTGTIAQYASLNVAKNLTLTNQLIHCETVCNGDVAVHNNALSQGSIIGGTTTSHKGVKAVTVGTSGSTKTIINLISSAKELELAKDKCITEIQLFDKMIGQFKKAENKADTIQDIAIRKKTKKQLFIEKQQYRDQSDRVQAKLAAIKITLEQSYQNTYLTATNKLYSDTIVNLDGKIWSSTQEFGASTVSIVNNQLQITPYQAQ; via the coding sequence ATGACTCAAACTAGCCTGCCACTTCAACAAATCGTGTTAAGTTCAGATAGCTCACAGCTATTATTAAAAATAACACCTGTTTATGCTGAAATAAGTGCAGACGATATTATTGACTTATTAAACACCCCTTCTTTGCCTCGATTTAAATTAAACCTTGAAGGAATAGATAACGCCGTAGCTGCCTTTGCAGCTTTATATGACGAAACCAATGATGATGTAAAAGCGTTTACTCCTATCGCGGTTGCTGATAAGCAAGATGCCACTTTAGACATCATTATTTCAGATAACCTGATGAGCGCGTGTACAACTATTACAACTGCACACGGTGGTTCCCCGATAACCTTGAATGACATCAAAAACAAATGTGATCAATTAGGTTTGAAATTTGGCTTAATAACAAAAAACATATTTAGTTTATTGAATGTTTGTAAAAGTGCCCAACCAGGTAAAGTTTTTAAAATAAACATAGCGAATGGCGTCCCTGCTATTGACGGTGTTAACGCTAGATTCGAAAAGTTAGTGAGTACAGAAAGTCATCGCAAGCCTAAACCTAAGCTATTAGAAAATGGCAAGGTTGATATGCTTGACTTAGGTCAATCAATAACGGTAAAAGCGGGGACGGTATTAATGAAAAAAATACCAATGATAGTAGGCAAGCCCGGTAAAACGGTTACCGCTGAAATTATTGAGCCTAAAAAGTCAATTGATGCCTCTTTTGTTATTGAAAAAAATGTTGAGATTGATCCTAACAACCCTTTACAACTTCTCGCTGCGACTTATGGTATTCCTATCGACAAAGGAAACTTTATAAAAATTGATGATGTTTTACTGTTAGAAAATGTCGATAATAGATCAGGTAATGTCATCTACGATGGAACCGTTGTTATCACTGCAGACATACATGAAAATATGAAAGTAAAGGCAAGCGGTGATATTACTGTCATGGGTTTAATTGAATCTGCCGAAGTTATTTCTGGTGGTGATTTAACCGTCGAAATGCCCATTATTGGCCATCTCAGTAAATCAGATGAAGAGTTTAGCTGTAAAATAAAGTGTGGGGGTAATTTAACAGGGACCATTGCACAGTATGCAAGTTTAAATGTCGCTAAGAATTTAACTTTAACGAACCAATTAATACATTGTGAAACAGTCTGTAATGGTGATGTTGCTGTCCATAATAACGCATTAAGCCAAGGCAGTATTATCGGAGGTACAACAACAAGTCACAAAGGTGTTAAAGCGGTAACCGTTGGCACATCTGGCAGCACTAAAACAATTATAAATTTAATCAGTAGCGCTAAAGAGTTAGAGCTTGCAAAAGATAAATGTATAACAGAAATACAGCTATTTGATAAAATGATAGGCCAATTTAAGAAAGCAGAAAATAAAGCAGATACCATTCAAGATATCGCCATACGCAAAAAAACCAAAAAACAATTATTTATCGAAAAACAGCAATATCGAGATCAAAGCGATCGAGTTCAAGCAAAACTAGCGGCTATCAAAATCACATTAGAACAGTCTTATCAAAATACTTATTTAACAGCAACCAATAAGCTATACAGTGATACCATAGTTAACCTTGATGGGAAAATTTGGTCAAGTACCCAAGAATTTGGCGCAAGTACCGTTTCAATTGTTAATAATCAATTACAAATAACACCCTACCAAGCACAGTAA
- a CDS encoding YebC/PmpR family DNA-binding transcriptional regulator, with protein sequence MGRAYQNKKLDMAKTAGAKTKVYSKYGKEIYVCAKNGGFDPDGNLTLRRLIDKAKKDQVPAHVIDRAIDKAKGGGGEDYVRASYEGFGPGGCSVIVDCLTDNGNRTWTDVRNCFNKTGAKIGSPGTVAHMFEHQAVFVFDGEDDEAVLEELMMADVDVVDVVAEDGKISVFCPHTEFNNAKVALHAIYPETELEVEEITYVPQSDTEVTEEHVEKFEKFLEMLDECDDVQNVYHNGILPE encoded by the coding sequence ATGGGAAGAGCATATCAAAACAAAAAATTAGACATGGCAAAAACGGCTGGCGCTAAAACTAAAGTTTACTCAAAATACGGTAAAGAAATATATGTTTGTGCAAAAAATGGTGGATTTGATCCAGACGGTAACCTAACACTTCGTCGTTTAATTGATAAAGCTAAAAAAGACCAAGTACCTGCGCATGTTATTGACCGAGCGATTGATAAAGCAAAAGGTGGCGGTGGCGAAGATTATGTACGTGCAAGCTACGAAGGTTTTGGGCCTGGTGGATGCTCTGTGATCGTTGACTGTTTAACTGATAATGGTAACCGTACTTGGACTGATGTTCGCAACTGTTTCAATAAAACAGGTGCAAAAATAGGTTCTCCAGGAACCGTGGCACACATGTTCGAACATCAAGCTGTATTTGTATTTGATGGTGAAGATGACGAAGCTGTGCTTGAAGAGCTAATGATGGCCGATGTTGATGTGGTAGATGTCGTCGCTGAAGACGGGAAAATATCTGTATTCTGCCCTCATACTGAATTTAACAATGCAAAAGTCGCATTACATGCTATTTACCCAGAAACAGAGCTTGAAGTTGAAGAAATCACCTATGTGCCACAATCTGATACTGAAGTCACTGAAGAACATGTTGAGAAGTTTGAAAAATTCTTAGAAATGTTAGACGAATGCGATGATGTACAAAATGTATATCATAATGGGATTCTACCTGAGTAG
- the putA gene encoding bifunctional proline dehydrogenase/L-glutamate gamma-semialdehyde dehydrogenase PutA produces MSSFIAVDTLREDFIESDLASLWSLISPLYMVDESLWLQQLLPLATPSKDEFNLINNHAADLIKRVRKDKNAVHMIDALLVEYSLDTKEGILLMCLAEALMRVPDKETADALIKDKLSVADWKSHLKKSDSVFVNASTWGLLLTGKIVNIEKTAKKSVSGVLSNLVNKLSEPVIRQAMNQAMKIMGHQFVLGRSIEEAQKNGQPFIEQGSSYSFDMLGESALTASDANKYFNDYMTAIESVGHQSLNQSDQTNAATVSIKLSALHPRYEVANRERVMTEMFDTVLLLIEKARELKVGLTIDAEEADRLELSLHLFEKLYRHPTTQGWGKLGVVIQTYSKRALPVLVWLAALAKDQGDVIPLRLVKGAYWDTEIKLSQQNGYADYPVYTRKEATDVSYLACARFLLGAHIEGLIYPQFATHNAHTVAAITTIAQHQSYEFQRLHGMGDALYHHVMEMFNSKVRIYAPVGNHKDLLPYLVRRLLENGANSSFVHRLVDVNCPIEELTEHPVDTLLRRPTLHNSLIVLPPSIFTDRKNSSSVNIDIESELAPLEKAIQVFDGHYWQAGPIVDGVMHTDAVHDATLQRCTAPYDRSIDVGSVLFSTPEMIETALASAHSYYEYWNNTEVDQRAQCLYNLADLLEENMPELIALCHQEAGKTIHDCIDEVREAVDFCRYYGQQAIYSLSFSEANVSFDNIIQEVRRKGKGVFVCISPWNFPLAIFLGQISAALVTGNTVIAKPAEQTSLIAARAVSLMLEAGFPEQAIHLLTGNGAEIGSALTSDTRIAGVVFTGSTNTAQAINRNLAKREALPATFVAETGGQNAMIVDSTALPEQVVRDVVRSAFASAGQRCSALRVLFIQEDIAERVIELIKGAMKELSVGLPYLHSTDVGPVIDKTAKDKLTEHIEKMAKQHTLLAQVELNESCSKGDFIAPTAIEIDHLGQLTEEQFGPILHIIRFKSSELEQVVEQINNTGFGLTMGIHSRNETTYTQIANSSRVGNCYINRDQVGAVVGVQPFGGQGLSGTGPKAGGPRYIHRFTKQVLNSVVMDTDKTDPINFETV; encoded by the coding sequence ATGTCATCATTTATTGCTGTAGATACTCTGCGTGAAGATTTTATAGAGTCTGACTTAGCATCGTTATGGTCTTTGATATCACCATTGTATATGGTGGATGAGTCACTTTGGTTACAACAGCTATTGCCATTAGCAACACCTTCTAAGGATGAATTTAATTTAATTAATAATCATGCCGCTGATTTAATTAAACGAGTGCGTAAAGATAAAAATGCAGTCCATATGATTGATGCTTTATTAGTTGAATACAGCTTAGATACCAAAGAAGGTATTTTACTGATGTGTTTAGCTGAAGCATTGATGCGTGTACCCGATAAGGAAACGGCTGATGCGCTTATTAAAGATAAATTAAGTGTTGCTGATTGGAAGTCACATCTTAAAAAATCCGACTCTGTATTTGTTAATGCTTCTACATGGGGTTTATTGTTAACAGGTAAAATTGTCAATATAGAGAAAACGGCCAAAAAGAGTGTAAGTGGTGTGCTTAGTAATCTTGTTAATAAATTGTCTGAACCTGTGATCCGCCAAGCAATGAACCAAGCAATGAAAATAATGGGCCATCAGTTTGTACTGGGGCGTAGTATTGAAGAAGCACAAAAGAATGGCCAACCATTCATTGAGCAAGGCAGTAGTTATTCATTTGATATGCTAGGTGAGTCAGCCTTGACGGCAAGTGACGCGAATAAATATTTTAATGACTATATGACCGCGATTGAGTCAGTAGGACATCAGTCGTTAAACCAATCAGATCAAACTAACGCAGCAACCGTCTCTATCAAGCTTTCTGCATTACATCCTCGTTATGAAGTTGCTAATAGAGAACGCGTCATGACAGAGATGTTTGATACGGTATTGTTATTAATTGAGAAAGCACGTGAATTAAAAGTAGGATTAACGATTGATGCAGAAGAAGCTGACCGTTTAGAGCTCTCATTACATCTATTTGAAAAGTTATATCGTCATCCAACAACACAAGGTTGGGGAAAGTTAGGCGTTGTTATTCAAACATACAGTAAACGAGCATTACCTGTATTGGTATGGTTAGCAGCTTTAGCTAAAGATCAGGGAGATGTTATCCCTCTACGCTTAGTGAAAGGTGCTTACTGGGATACTGAAATTAAATTATCTCAACAAAATGGATATGCTGATTACCCTGTTTACACTCGAAAAGAAGCCACTGATGTTTCTTATCTTGCTTGTGCTCGCTTTTTATTAGGAGCGCACATTGAAGGACTTATTTATCCTCAATTTGCCACTCACAATGCTCATACAGTTGCTGCTATTACCACTATAGCCCAACATCAGTCTTATGAGTTTCAACGCTTACATGGCATGGGAGACGCTTTATATCATCATGTGATGGAGATGTTTAACAGTAAAGTACGTATTTATGCCCCTGTTGGTAACCATAAAGATCTTTTACCGTATTTAGTAAGACGTTTATTAGAAAATGGTGCAAATAGTTCATTTGTTCATAGATTAGTAGACGTAAACTGTCCTATTGAAGAATTAACGGAGCATCCAGTAGATACGTTGTTAAGACGTCCAACCTTACATAATAGTTTGATTGTTTTACCGCCGTCTATTTTTACTGATAGAAAAAACTCTTCTAGCGTTAATATTGATATTGAAAGTGAATTAGCACCATTAGAAAAAGCAATTCAAGTTTTTGATGGCCATTATTGGCAAGCTGGCCCTATTGTCGACGGTGTTATGCATACCGATGCCGTACATGATGCAACTTTACAGCGTTGTACTGCACCTTATGATCGTAGTATTGATGTGGGTTCAGTTTTGTTCTCAACCCCTGAGATGATTGAAACAGCATTAGCAAGTGCACATAGTTATTACGAATACTGGAATAATACCGAAGTCGATCAACGTGCTCAGTGTTTATATAACTTAGCTGACCTACTTGAAGAGAATATGCCTGAATTGATTGCGTTATGTCACCAAGAAGCAGGCAAAACAATTCATGATTGTATTGATGAAGTGCGTGAGGCAGTGGACTTCTGTCGTTATTATGGTCAACAAGCTATTTACAGTCTTTCATTCAGTGAAGCGAATGTGAGCTTTGATAACATCATTCAAGAAGTTCGTCGTAAAGGTAAGGGCGTATTTGTTTGTATTAGCCCATGGAATTTCCCATTAGCTATTTTCCTTGGCCAAATTAGTGCTGCGTTAGTCACTGGTAATACTGTGATTGCAAAACCTGCTGAACAAACCTCATTAATTGCAGCGCGCGCTGTATCATTAATGTTAGAAGCGGGTTTCCCAGAGCAAGCGATCCATTTATTAACGGGTAACGGTGCTGAAATTGGTTCTGCTTTAACCTCTGACACACGTATTGCGGGTGTTGTGTTTACAGGTTCAACAAATACTGCTCAGGCGATTAACCGCAATTTAGCAAAAAGGGAAGCGCTCCCAGCTACTTTTGTTGCTGAAACAGGCGGTCAAAATGCCATGATTGTTGATAGTACTGCATTACCAGAGCAAGTTGTTCGTGACGTTGTTCGTTCTGCGTTCGCATCAGCAGGTCAGCGTTGTTCTGCATTACGTGTGTTGTTTATTCAAGAAGATATTGCTGAACGTGTGATTGAATTAATCAAAGGCGCGATGAAAGAACTATCAGTTGGTTTACCTTATTTACATAGTACGGATGTCGGTCCAGTGATTGATAAAACGGCTAAAGATAAATTGACTGAACATATAGAAAAGATGGCAAAACAACATACGTTATTAGCGCAGGTTGAACTCAACGAAAGTTGCAGTAAAGGTGATTTTATTGCGCCAACGGCCATTGAAATCGATCATCTAGGGCAACTAACGGAAGAGCAGTTCGGTCCTATTTTGCATATTATTCGTTTTAAATCATCTGAATTAGAGCAAGTTGTTGAGCAAATTAATAATACGGGTTTTGGTTTAACCATGGGTATTCATAGCCGTAATGAAACAACTTATACGCAAATTGCTAATTCAAGTCGTGTTGGTAACTGTTATATTAATCGTGACCAAGTTGGTGCAGTGGTTGGTGTACAACCATTTGGTGGGCAGGGTTTATCTGGTACAGGCCCTAAAGCTGGTGGACCACGTTATATTCATCGCTTTACTAAGCAAGTATTAAATTCGGTTGTGATGGATACTGATAAAACAGATCCTATCAATTTTGAAACAGTATAA
- a CDS encoding AraC family transcriptional regulator, producing MKPPDTGLIRPVEVITLPNEVQQHDHDHHQLVIALKGYSEFSIEGMQSLIIPGQGCIVTASSDHAFNGLGESEILTLNLPNQTRLDKYTNERLEPIFNNNHYFKIDSQFQCLLQLLVKEIRQSPDDLLVTDACKNTIIALLQRHVRTDFSQKLMQRNRINMSIIDNYIIQQIATKITVAQLAGCVFLGESQFHLLFKQQVGITPHQYILQMRFKFAKELLEDNSLTLASIASASGFANQSSFTHSFTKLQGTSPSKYRH from the coding sequence ATGAAACCACCTGACACAGGACTTATCCGTCCAGTTGAAGTTATTACTTTGCCCAATGAAGTACAGCAGCACGACCACGATCATCATCAATTAGTCATTGCATTAAAAGGTTATTCAGAATTTAGCATTGAGGGAATGCAAAGCCTTATTATTCCAGGACAAGGTTGTATTGTCACCGCCTCATCTGATCATGCTTTTAATGGTTTAGGTGAATCTGAAATATTAACCTTAAACCTACCAAACCAGACCCGCTTAGATAAATATACAAACGAACGGTTAGAGCCTATCTTCAATAATAACCATTATTTTAAAATAGATAGTCAGTTTCAATGTTTGTTACAGTTACTCGTAAAAGAAATTCGTCAATCTCCCGATGACTTATTGGTTACTGATGCCTGTAAGAATACTATTATTGCTTTACTACAACGTCACGTACGAACCGATTTTTCCCAGAAATTAATGCAAAGAAATAGAATCAATATGTCTATTATTGATAATTATATCATTCAACAAATTGCCACTAAAATTACGGTTGCTCAGTTAGCTGGCTGTGTGTTTTTAGGTGAAAGCCAATTTCATCTTCTTTTTAAGCAACAAGTTGGTATTACACCGCACCAATATATTTTACAAATGCGCTTTAAATTTGCTAAAGAACTATTAGAAGATAACTCGTTAACATTGGCTTCTATCGCAAGTGCTAGTGGCTTTGCAAATCAAAGCAGTTTCACGCATAGCTTTACCAAATTACAAGGCACTTCTCCTTCAAAATATCGCCATTAA